One Eubalaena glacialis isolate mEubGla1 chromosome 11, mEubGla1.1.hap2.+ XY, whole genome shotgun sequence DNA segment encodes these proteins:
- the LOC133100881 gene encoding 10 kDa heat shock protein, mitochondrial-like encodes MAGQAFRKFLPLFDRVLVERSAPEVVTKGGIMLPEKSQGKVLQATVVAVGSGSKGKGGEIQPVSVKVGDKVLLPEYGGTKVVLEDKDYFLFRDGDILGKYVD; translated from the coding sequence ATGGCAGGACAGGCATTTAGAAAGTTTCTTCCCCTCTTTGACCGAGTATTAGTTGAAAGAAGTGCACCCGAAGTTGTAACCAAAGGAGGCATTATGCTTCCAGAAAAATCGCAAGGAAAAGTATTGCAAGCAACGGTAGTAGCTGTTGGATCGGGCTCTAAAGGAAAAGGTGGAGAGATTCAACCAGTTAGTGTGAAAGTTGGAGATAAAGTTCTTCTCCCAGAATATGGAGGCACCAAAGTAGTTCTAGAGGACAAGGATTATTTCTTATTTAGAGATGGTGACATTCTTGGAAAATATGTCGACTAA